Part of the Streptomyces sp. HSG2 genome, GCCGAACGCATCGGTGAGGACGATCTGCGACGGCGACTGGAAGTGCCGGGCTCCGACGACGTGGCCGCGCTCGCGCACACGTTCAACCACATGCTGGACCGGCTGGAGAACGCCTTCACCACCCAGCGCCGCTTCCTCGACGAGGTCGCACACGAACTCCGCACACCGATCACCGTGATCCGCGGCCACTTGGAGCTGATGGACGGCGGAACAGCCGAGCAGGGCGCCACCCGCGCCCTGGTGGTGGACGAACTCGACCGCATGGGCCGCATCGTGCAGGACCTGCTGTTGTTGGCCAAGGCGGAGAGGCCCGACTTCCTCACCGTGGGGAGCACCCATCTCACCGACCTCGTGGTGGACGCCGTGGCGAAGGCCCGCGCCCTCGGGAACCGGAACTGGATGGTCTCCCATGTGTCCGAGGCGACGGTGCTGCTCGACGGCCAGCGAGTGACCCAGGCGCTGATGCAGCTCGCGTCCAACGCGGTACGTCATACCGAGGACGGCGACACGATCGAGACGGGCTCCCTCGTGCGCGGTGACCGGGTACTGCTGTGGGTACGCGACACCGGCCCCGGCGTGGGGCCCCACGATCGGGAACGGATCTTCGACCGTTTCGCCCAGGCGGTCCGCTCGGGTGGCCGTGACGCCGCCCGGGCCGGTATCGGCCTCGGACTGGCGATCGTGCTCGAGATCGCCCAGGCGCACGGAGGCACGGCGAGGGTCGAGGACGTGCGGACCGGGGGCGCGCGCTTCGTCATGGACCTGCCCCTGCGGACCCCGCATACGGAAGGTGACCATGAACCGGATACTCATCGCGGAGGACGAGCCGAGGATCGCCGCCTTCGTCGAAAAAGGTCTGCGACGCAACGGCTTCGTGACCACGGTCGTCGCTGACGGCCTCGACGCCTACGAACACGCGCGTTCGGGCGCCTGCGATCTGGCGATCCTGGACCTGGGCCTGCCGGCCTGCGACGGCTTCACCGTGCTGCGCAAGCTCCGGGAGAGCAGGGTGGCGATCCCGGTGATCATCCTGACCGCCCGCGACAGCGCGTCGGACGTGGTCGCGGGTCTGGAGGGCGGCGCCGACGACTACATGTCCAAGCCCTTCGCGTTCGACGAACTCCTGGCGCGGGTGCGGTTGAGGCTGCGCAGGGAGAGCGCCCCCGAGGCGTCCCTGCTGAAGGCCGGGGACCTCGCCCTCGATCTGCGCACCCGCCGGGCCCATGTGGACGGCCGTACCGTGGAGCTGTCCTCCCGGGAGTTCGGCCTGGCCGAGGTGTTCCTGCGCAACCCCGACCATGTGCTGACGCGCGAGCAACTGCTGTCCCGGGTGTGGGGGTTCGACTACGACCCGGGCTCGAACATCGTCGATGTGTATGTGCGCTACCTGCGCCGCAAGCTGGGCGCCGACCGGCTGGAGACCGTCCGCGGCGTGGGCTACCGGCTGCGTGCGGTCGTGCCCCGCGAAGTGGTCCGGTCCGCGTCGGGCGACGTCACGCCCCGGCACGACGCGCGGCGCGGCCGGCCGGGCCGCCGGCAGCCGGCGCCGGGGTCCGGCCCGGCGGCACCCGCCGGGGCTCCGCCGGGACGGCTCCCGCACCGTCGGTGAGACCTCTCTCATCACCGGCTCACACCCGGCTCATACCGCCCTCGCAGGATTCTCGCCAACGGCGCCCGCCCGGGGCGCCCGTCGCACAGGAGAACCACCAGTGAACGACCTGCTCGAACGCGCCCGGTCCTTCCGCCGGCAAATCGTCGGCGAACGTGACCACTACCGCGGTCTCGCCGCCGGCCAGGCCCCCGCCGCGCTGTTCATCACCTGCTCCGACTCCCGCGTGGTGCCGTGCCTCATCACCGACGCACGGCCGGGCGAACTCTTCGAGCTGCGCACCGCCGGCCACGTCGTCCCCTCCTACACGGCCGAGGCGAGGTGCGCGGAGGCCGCCACCATCGAGTACGCGGTCGACGTGTTGCGGGTGCGCGACGTCATCGTCTGCGGCCACTCGCACTGCGGCGCGGTGGCCGCCCTGGCCCGGGGCGAGGACCTGAGCGCACTGCCCAGCGTCGCCACCTGGCTCGCGTCCTCCCGCCCCGCGCTCTCCTCCCTGCGCGGCGCCGATCCCGACGACGCCGCGCTGGAGGCCCACGTGCAGTGCCATGTCGCTGCCCAGGTCGAGGCGCTGCGTGGCTACCCGCAGATCGAGCGGGCGGTCGCAGCGGGCCGCCTCGGACTGCACGCCTGGTACTACCGGGTCGACACCGGCGAGGTGCAGGAGATCACCGCGCTGTCCGGCGGCCCCCGCCGCCGCTGAAACCGCGCCCCCCACGCCCTTCCCGGCGCGCACCGACCGGCGGTGCGCGCGAAAGGACCATCGTGTCAACGCTCTCCCTCTCACGAAAACAGCCGCCGCGCCACGCGTACCGGGCACCGCGGCCCTCCGCACCGGCCGGCGGCGGCATGTCCTCGCTCGGCACCGACCTCCTCGCCTCGCTCGTGGTCTTCCTGGTCGCCGTGCCCCTGTGCATCGGGATCGCGGTGGCCTCAGGGGTGCCGGTGGCCCTGGGCATCGTCTCCGGGATCGTCGGCGGACTGGTCGTCGGACTCCTGCCCGGCAGCAGCATCCAGGTCAGCGGTCCGGCGGCCGGACTCGCGGCCCTCGTACTGGAGTTCGTCGGCGAGCACGGAATCGCCCTGCTGGGGCCGGTCGTCCTGGCCGCGGGCCTGCTCCAGGTGCTGCTCGGGGCACTGCGGATGGGACGTGCCTTCCAGTCCATCTCGCTCGCCGTCGTCCAGGGCATGCTCGCCGGAATCGGCCTCCCGCTGATACTCAGTCAGACCTACGCCCTGGCGGACTCCGCGCCGGCCGGATCGGCCCTGGGGAACCTCGCGGGCCTGCCCGACCTCCTCGGACGCACGCTCGCCGAGCCGCACCGCAGCGCCGCGCTCCTGCTCGGGGTCCTGTCGGTCGCCCTGTGCTTCGCGTGGCGCAAGGTCCCCGGCCCGATCGGCAAGGTGCCCGCGCCGCTGGCCGTGGTGGTGATCGGCACGGTCGTGGCGGCCTTCCCGGGCTTCGACGTCCAACGCGTCTCCTTCGGCGATCTGCGCGAGGCGATCACGGTCCCGGGTCCGGGGGACTTCGCCGGGCTCCTCGACATCGGGGTGCTCACCACCGTCGTCACCTTCACCGTCATCGCCTCGGCGGAGACGCTGTTCAGCGCGGCGGCCGTCGACCGGATGCACAGCGGTCCCCGTACCCGGTACAACGCCGAACTGGTCTCGCAGGGCATCGGAAACTCCCTGTGCGGGCTGTTGGGCTCGCTGCCCATCACCGCCGTGATCGCCCGGAGTTCGGCCAATGTGCAGGCCGGCGCGAGGACCAAGATCTCGCGGGTGGTGCACGGCGGCTGGCTGCTGGCGTTCGCGCTGCTGCTCCCCGGGTTGCTGGGCCTCATCCCCGTGGCGGTTCTCGCCGGGGTGCTCGTCCACGCCGGCTGGAAGCTCTTCGACCCCGGGGCCTTCCCCAAGATGTGGCGGACCGACCGCGGCGAGGGAGTCGTCATGGTGATCACCACGGTGGCGATCGTCGTCTCCAACCTGCTGGAGGGTGT contains:
- a CDS encoding HAMP domain-containing sensor histidine kinase, with product MMLLVATALAVPVVGITAVWQRQLDAQVDEQLRQEADNLRRFAGTARDPDTGRPFSDGAVLLTAYMSVSLPRRDATLFSIVDGRADRRSPAEPPTRLDRDPALVARLAAVRGTALGWVDSPAGRVRYGVIPVRVTGDLRDVRLVVLEFRDRQQHQEHRVARMLLGAGAAALVLAGLASWLVAGRILAPIRLVRRTAERIGEDDLRRRLEVPGSDDVAALAHTFNHMLDRLENAFTTQRRFLDEVAHELRTPITVIRGHLELMDGGTAEQGATRALVVDELDRMGRIVQDLLLLAKAERPDFLTVGSTHLTDLVVDAVAKARALGNRNWMVSHVSEATVLLDGQRVTQALMQLASNAVRHTEDGDTIETGSLVRGDRVLLWVRDTGPGVGPHDRERIFDRFAQAVRSGGRDAARAGIGLGLAIVLEIAQAHGGTARVEDVRTGGARFVMDLPLRTPHTEGDHEPDTHRGGRAEDRRLRRKRSATQRLRDHGRR
- a CDS encoding carbonic anhydrase: MNDLLERARSFRRQIVGERDHYRGLAAGQAPAALFITCSDSRVVPCLITDARPGELFELRTAGHVVPSYTAEARCAEAATIEYAVDVLRVRDVIVCGHSHCGAVAALARGEDLSALPSVATWLASSRPALSSLRGADPDDAALEAHVQCHVAAQVEALRGYPQIERAVAAGRLGLHAWYYRVDTGEVQEITALSGGPRRR
- a CDS encoding SulP family inorganic anion transporter yields the protein MSSLGTDLLASLVVFLVAVPLCIGIAVASGVPVALGIVSGIVGGLVVGLLPGSSIQVSGPAAGLAALVLEFVGEHGIALLGPVVLAAGLLQVLLGALRMGRAFQSISLAVVQGMLAGIGLPLILSQTYALADSAPAGSALGNLAGLPDLLGRTLAEPHRSAALLLGVLSVALCFAWRKVPGPIGKVPAPLAVVVIGTVVAAFPGFDVQRVSFGDLREAITVPGPGDFAGLLDIGVLTTVVTFTVIASAETLFSAAAVDRMHSGPRTRYNAELVSQGIGNSLCGLLGSLPITAVIARSSANVQAGARTKISRVVHGGWLLAFALLLPGLLGLIPVAVLAGVLVHAGWKLFDPGAFPKMWRTDRGEGVVMVITTVAIVVSNLLEGVLAGLAVAVVLAAVRMSRMTIRISSADGVTRLTLSGNATFLRLPRLIDALESVSAKPCVHVDLSGASHLDLACLSQVEEWARQRRRTGAGRVEVSLPEHGRVEMDPPEHRPMEANPA